The Littorina saxatilis isolate snail1 linkage group LG15, US_GU_Lsax_2.0, whole genome shotgun sequence genome contains a region encoding:
- the LOC138948005 gene encoding protein crumbs homolog 1-like: MTDNCASGPCLNNATCTAPFNSFSCTCTPVFTGQRCDVDVNECSTAAITCQNGGTCVNTYGGSRCACVPGYTGPNCQTEINECESQPCLFNGTCTDLINNFRCTCAEGFMGSQCEAVVRSCKLDNPCGLHAVCVEKPAGGFNCFCQPGFYGERCEHNINECLSTPCQNGGTCTDGINSYSCQCLPGFTGKSCETDIAECDSQPCQNGATCIEPKANVYFCSCVLGYTGDNCQTTIDDCVGVTCPSNRTCVDLVNSYRCDCQGGMTGDNCTVPVNDCRNAPCQHGGTCSEKGGNYTCSCPYPYTGLRCEVNSDPCFTSPCLHGGSCYRDGSADGGYSCSCAPGFIGRNCQGDMYDCASNPCQNGGSCEERTDGVTGFTCQCPHTFTGRLCDTPVTVCSSNPCQNNGNCSTDGLEFRCTCPEGWTGSRCENDVNECLVPPSQPRCLNGGQCVNSAGSFRCVCSIFWKGQRCEEDALECSGEGIASAGGGAGNSGGTYCQHGGICIEREGQVPVCHCVPGYTGSRCEVTLSGCQSLPCQNGATCQQDPATKNVTCLCRTGFTGQFCETNIDECQTLQPCQNNATCSDTIGGFTCNCSAGWSGAMCDVNVDDCFNVTCQHGGTCVDGVTNFTCSCQPGFMGKYCEQEINECSQNPCQNNATCLDLIDTFKCSCLPGFSGMLCEVDQDDCTSQPCANNSTCVDLPNAFQCSCPPGFTGKLCDTNVKECEASPCQNGAVCTESDDASFNCSCPNGITGTLCQEVRTANFNGFHVLKLSSLSLLAKGGSGKRRRKREANSTTQIRFTFTSTVPKGVLVFASGISATGHPQHFSLELLSQSLHITQSDGLYSLGGALSLPDPVHGLYSLTVDVAMTTLMTSVTFNPHECDGNDSCTVTLSAPENATELNLDGALYVGGVTDVTAYMRSKLTTVEGFTGCLGNLLVNGHSVNLMPNSNTTTTTTTTTTTSNTTTTPITTNITPTSLSPSQYLQPTPGCKSHDPCLATMCKNGGKCVDKWTEKYCECATGYTGDTCTVQNTAHFEAGSMMHFGSYAEVTEISFWISATHPSGLILYTVRNDLFLGFLVVFHALLIVVQVTTDNLALMLEGGQLRLQLVSRDSDKISRVGTNLTNGDWIRVALTLGNGRYSVQVYRESDGMFGKTTGTVANFILVTRPLFLGRLHPHPALNKWRSRPSALPTYDSFQGCLRDLTLSFKPVDLQSRESSVFGNDPPLPSPGCPREDTCTGNPCSNGGKCQTQWGGYSCLCPQGFQEDNCTEAIAMTFDGSSSVVTMTLDRTQFGFGENGAISFRTRDTTSTIMLLEFRALSGGTNQFLEFRLYQGRAQMYSSFSQSQITAQSQFNDGEWHTVSWRRIHSYLLVSFDGTALYLRANMNPYDARFNQTLHLYTGARPFGPGDSSNRVGHFKGCLRNVTFNQVNVPLFQGQSTPAGVTVQSQNLTPGCHGDSMCEVNPCPPNSYCKDEWNSVSCPCLEGWEGEGCGTSVDDCKDHGCLNNGTCVDQHQNYTCSCASGWTGKFCETEFKPCEDNPCSANNTLTCESLGGGNYSCQCVSGWTGTHCDVNVDDCVSNSCLNGGNCTDLVNSFQCECQDSHFGDRCEHMYVCASQPCLNGATCLANQTNDSFECQCTEDYVGNLCQTFNFCKAHRCVNNATCVIQPDSYNCTCLPGYYGAYCQFRDFCFNSPCLNGAECRSDSSTFRCLCPVYYSGERCETPVNQCLYNPCLSGATCVFNSSSNSSNFTCVCRNGFTGVNCETDINECLSDPCQNGGSCMESSTNSTNYVYPGFVCQCADGYTGVNCEQNIDECASSPCQNNATCNDKVNGYECACPELFQGDSCEVDKRGCLSAPCQHGGECKTAGDSYRCECREGFTGVHCEANVDDCVANTCRNGATCVDGIHTYNCLCLPGYTGSKCESVADACFSQPCFNNGRCSYRGLCSCPDVITRCGWHNNTCQRDLCTDRQDCITHVTPFTCNCSHTGFTGSQCAEDVNECLRVNACLNGGSCQNTIGGYRCSCQGTGYHGDSCENDVDECQANSTVCYNGGSCTNTQGGYTCQCTPGWTGPQCGHNVDECSSQPCLNGARCVDTNNGFTCNCTGTGFQGDRCQDNVDDCANHRCQHGGVCVDGARQYLCNCSGTGYEGEFCETDIDECAPKPCKNNGACLQGNKSFQCTCTGTGFRGVTCESDIDECKEKLHNCTGESSPCVNLVGGWKCGCREGDIDEFCQSQLSAANSSGSSNYIIAIVVILIIILTAAAYATWHVRRARKMKGNYKPSEAEQNNGTGIALDKMSDTFGERLI, from the exons ATGACAGACAACTGTGCATCCGGGCCCTGTCTCAACAACGCCACGTGCACCGCTCCCTTCAATTCCTTCAGCTGCACGTGCACACCGGTTTTCACAGGTCAAAGGTGCGATGTCGACGTCAACGAGTGTTCTACGGCTGCCATAACGTGCCAAAACGGAGGAACTTGTGTCAATACTTATGGAGGATCGCGATGCGCCTGCGTTCCAG GATACACAGGACCTAACTGTCAGACGGAGATCAACGAATGCGAGAGTCAGCCATGTCTGTTCAACGGGACATGCACGGACCTCATCAACAACTTCCGGTGCACATGCGCAGAAGGTTTCATGGGGTCGCAGTGCGAGGCGGTAGTGAGGAGCTGCAAACTGGACAACCCGTGTGGCCTTCACGCGGTGTGTGTGGAAAAACCTGCTG GTGGGTTCAACTGCTTCTGCCAACCTGGTTTCTACGGAGAGAGGTGCGAACATAACATTAACGAGTGTCTCTCTACGCCCTGTCAAAATGGCGGAACTTGCACAGATGGCATCAATTCGTATTCCTGCCAGTGTTTGCCAG GTTTTACAGGGAAATCGTGTGAAACAGACATCGCAGAGTGCGACAGCCAACCTTGTCAGAACGGAGCCACATGCATAGAGCCCAAAGCCAACGTTTACTTTTGTAGCTGCGTCCTTGGTTACACGGGAGACAACTGTCAGACTACCATTGATGACTGTGTTGGAGTGACCTGCCCTAGCAACAGGACGTGTGTTGATCTTGTGAATAGTTACAG GTGTGACTGCCAAGGAGGCATGACGGGAGATAACTGCACCGTTCCCGTCAACGACTGTCGTAACGCCCCATGCCAACATGGCGGCACTTGCAGTGAGAAGGGAGGTAACTACACATGCTCCTGTCCATACCCATACACAGGCCTACGATGCGAGGTGAACTCTGACCCTTGCTTTACTTCCCCTTGTCTTCACGGAGGGAGTTGTTACCGCGATGGCTCAGCTGATGGCGGTTACAGCTGTTCGTGTGCCCCTGGGTTCATCGGTAGAAACTGCCAA GGCGACATGTACGACTGTGCGTCCAACCCGTGTCAGAACGGAGGGTCGTGCGAGGAACGTACAGACGGTGTCACGGGCTTCACGTGCCAGTGTCCACACACTTTCACCGGGAGATTATGTGACACGCCCGTCACTGTCTGCTCGTCCAACCCCTGTCAGAACAACGGCAACTGTTCTACAGACGGCCTGg AATTCCGTTGCACGTGTCCCGAAGGATGGACAGGAAGTCGCTGCGAGAATGACGTCAACGAATGCCTGGTGCCCCCCTCCCAGCCCCGCTGCCTCAACGGCGGTCAGTGCGTCAACTCTGCAGGGTCATTCAGGTGTGTCTGCTCCATCTTCTGGAAGGGGCAGCGATGCGAGGAAGACGCACTGGAGTGCAGCGGAGAGGGGATAGCGTCTGCAGGGGGCGGAGCAGGGAACAGCGGTGGGACGTACTGCCAGCATGGAGGGATTTGCATCGAGCGAGAAGGGCAGGTCcctgtgtgtcattgtgtgccTG GATACACAGGATCTCGATGTGAAGTAACCCTGTCAGGTTGCCAGTCATTGCCGTGTCAAAACGGTGCTACCTGTCAGCAGGACCCCGCCACCAAAAATGTCACCTGCCTCTGTCGCACAGGGTTTACTG GACAGTTCTGTGAGACCAACATCGATGAGTGTCAAACACTTCAACCCTGTCAGAATAATGCCACATGCTCTGATACGATTGGTGGATTTACCTGCAACTGTAGCGCTGGTTGGTCAGGAGCCATGTGTGACGTCAACGTGGATGATTGCTTCAATGTGACGTGTCAACATGGCGGCACGTGTGTGGACGGTGTGACCAACTTTACCTGCTCCTGCCAACCGGGGTTCATGG GGAAATACTGTGAACAGGAAATCAACGAGTGTTCACAGAACCCCTGCCAGAACAACGCAACCTGTCTGGATCTGATCGACACCTTTAAATGTTCATGCCTTCCAGGATTTTCAG GTATGCTGTGTGAGGTTGACCAAGACGACTGCACGTCACAGCCTTGTGCGAACAACAGTACCTGTGTCGACCTGCCTAACGCCTTTCAGTGCTCGTGTCCTCCTGGTTTCACAG GTAAACTTTGTGACACAAACGTCAAGGAATGCGAGGCGTCGCCTTGTCAAAATGGCGCAGTTTGCACAGAAAGTGATGACGCAAGTTTCAACTGCAGCTGTCCCAACGGCATTACCGGAACCTTGTGCCAGGAAGTCCGAACAGCCAACTTCAACGGATTTCACGTGCTGAAACTATCTTCACTGTCCCTGTTGGCTAAAGGGGGAAGTGGGAAGAGACGGAGGAAGAGGGAGGCGAATTCTACTACGCAGATACGGTTTACCTTCACCAGCACTGTGCCTAAAGGTGTTCTCGTGTTTGCTTCAGGG ATATCCGCCACTGGCCATCCTCAACACTTCTCACTGGAGCTTCTGTCACAATCTTTGCACATCACTCAGAGTGACGGACTTTACTCACTAGGTGGCGCCTTGTCGCTGCCTGACCCCGTCCATGGCCTCTACAGTCTCACTGTGGACGTCGCCATGACAACCCTCATGACCTCTGTGACCTTCAACCCCCACGAATGTGATGGAAATGATTCTTGCACTGTGACACTTTCTGCGCCTGAGAACGCCACCGAGCTGAACCTGGATGGAGCGTTGTACGTTGGCGGGGTGACGGACGTGACTGCTTACATGAGAAGCAAGCTGACGACTGTTGAAGGATTCACTGGATGTCTTGGG AACCTGCTGGTCAACGGACACAGTGTCAATCTGATGCCGAATTCCAACactacaacaaccaccaccaccaccaccaccacctccaacaCTACCACCACACCCATCACCACCAACATCACCCCAACATCATTGTCCCCATCACAATACCTGCAACCCACTCCAGGCTGCAAAAGCCACGATCCTTGTTTGGCCACGATGTGTAAAAACGGGGGCAAGTGCGTGGACAAGTGGACAGAGAAGTACTGTGAGTGCGCCACAGGCTATACGGGTGACACGTGCACGGTTCAAAACACAGCCCACTTTGAAGCAGGGTCTATGATGCATTTCGGCAGCTACGCAGAAGTCACGGAAATCTCTTTCTGGATTTCGGCCACTCACCCTTCTGGGCTGATCCTGTATACGGTGAGGAATGATTTGTTTCTTGGTTTCCTTG TCGTATTTCATGCTCTGTTAATTGTGGTACAGGTAACAACAGACAACCTAGCATTGATGCTAGAAGGGGGGCAACTCCGTCTGCAGCTGGTGTCACGTGACTCTGACAAGATCAGCCGTGTAGGCACCAATCTGACCAATGGGGACTGGATACGTGTCGCTCTCACATTAGGCAACGGTCGTTATTCTGTGCAAG TGTACCGTGAGAGTGATGGCATGTTCGGCAAGACGACAGGAACGGTGGCCAACTTCATCCTGGTCACCAGACCTCTCTTCCTGGGTCGTCTGCACCCTCACCCTGCCCTCAACAAATGGCGCAGTAGACCTTCTGCCCTCCCCACTTATGACAG TTTTCAAGGCTGCCTGCGAGACCTGACGCTGAGTTTCAAGCCAGTGGACTTGCAGAGCAGAGAGAGTTCTGTGTTTGGGAACGATCCTCCCCTGCCCTCTCCTGGCTGCCCCCGCGAGGACACGTGCACCGGAAACCCCTGCAGCAATGGCGGAAAGTGTCAGACACAGTGGGGAGGTTACTCTTGTCTCTGTCCTCAAGGATTCCAGGAAGACAACTGCACTGAAG CTATAGCCATGACGTTTGACGGCAGCAGCAGCGTGGTGACCATGACACTGGACCGCACTCAATTTGGCTTTGGAGAAAATGGCGCCATCAGCTTCAGAACAAGGGACACAACTTCTACCATCATGCTCCTGGAGTTCCGGGCCCTGTCTGGGGGAACCAACCAGTTTCTGGAGTTCCGTCTGTACCAGGGGCGAGCGCAGATGTACTCCAGCTTCAGTCAAA GCCAGATCACGGCTCAGTCCCAGTTCAATGACGGAGAGTGGCACACGGTTTCCTGGCGCCGCATTCACTCCTACCTGCTCGTCTCCTTTGATGGCACCGCCCTCTACCTGAGAGCCAACATGAACCCTTACGATGCCAGGTTCAACCAGACCCTGCACCTGTACACTGGTGCCAGACCTTTCGGGCCAG GTGACAGCAGCAACCGGGTAGGTCATTTCAAAGGATGCCTGCGAAATGTGACCTTCAACCAGGTCAACGTGCCCTTGTTTCAAGGTCAATCTACGCCCGCGGGCGTCACTGTCCAGTCGCAGAATCTGACGCCTGGTTGCCATGGCGATTCCATGTGTGAAGTCAACCCTTGTCCTCCCAACTCCTATTGCAAAGACGAGTGGAACAGTGTCTCCTGTCCCTGCTTggaggggtgggagggggagggatgtgGGACAAGTGTGGATGATTGTAAAGACCATGGCTGTTTGAACAATGGAACCTGTGTGGATCAGCATCAGAACTATACATGCAGCTGTGCATCAGGATGGACAGGAAAGTTCTGTGAAACTGAGTTCAAACCATGTGAGGATAACCCGTGCTCCGCAAACAACACATTGACTTGTGAATCTCTAGGAGGTGGGAACTactcatgtcagtgtgtgtctgggtggaCTGGGACACACTGTGACGTCAATGTCGACGATTGCGTCAGCAACTCGTGTTTAAACGGTGGAAACTGTACGGATCTGGTCAACTCGTTTCAGTGTGAATGTCAAGATTCTCATTTCGGGGATCGTTGTGAACACATGTACGTCTGTGCCTCCCAGCCTTGTCTAAACGGTGCGACGTGTCTCGCTAACCAAACCAACGATAGTTTTGAATGTCAGTGTACTGAAGACTATGTAGGGAATTTGTGCCAGACCTTTAACTTCTGTAAAGCCCACCGCTGTGTGAACAACGCGACGTGTGTGATACAGCCTGACTCCTACAATTGCACGTGCTTGCCTGGTTACTACGGCGCCTATTGCCAGTTTCGTGATTTCTGTTTCAATTCGCCGTGTCTGAACGGCGCGGAGTGCAGGAGTGATAGTTCCACTTTCAGGTGCCTGTGTCCTGTGTATTACTCTGGCGAGCGCTGTGAAACGCCTGTCAACCAGTGCCTGTACAATCCGTGCCTCAGCGGAGCAACTTGTGTCTTCAATTCTTCCTCCAATTCTTCCAACTTTACTTGTGTGTGTAGAAACGGTTTCACGGGTGTTAACTGCGAAACGGATATCAACGAGTGTTTGTCAGATCCCTGCCAAAATGGCGGATCTTGCATGGAAAGTAGTACCAATTCCACGAACTACGTCTACCCTGGGTTCGTCTGCCAATGCGCGGATGGATACACTGGAGTCAACTGTGAACAGAACATTGACGAATGCGCGAGCTCTCCTTGTCAAAACAACGCCACTTGTAACGATAAAGTCAACGGCTATGAGTGCGCATGTCCGGAACTGTTCCAGGGAGACAGCTGTGAAGTAGACAAGCGGGGTTGTCTTTCCGCCCCTTGCCAGCATGGCGGGGAATGCAAAACGGCGGGAGATTCGTACAGGTGTGAGTGTAGGGAGGGTTTCACTGGGGTTCACTGTGAGGCGAATGTTGATGACTGTGTGGCCAACACCTGTAGGAATGGAGCTACCTGTGTAGATGGAATTCACACATACAACTGCTTGTGTCTACCTGGATACACAG GTTCAAAGTGTGAAAGCGTAGCAGACGCCTGCTTCAGTCAGCCATGTTTCAACAATGGCCGCTGCTCATACCGAGGCTTGTGCTCGTGCCCCGATGTCATCACGCGCTGCGGTTGGCATAACAACACGTGCCAGCGCGACCTCTGCACCGATCGCCAGGACTGCATCACTCACGTGACACCCTTCACGTGCAACTGTTCACATACAGGGTTCACTGGTTCACAGTGCGCGGAAGATGTGAACGAGTGTCTGCGGGTGAACGCCTGTCTGAACGGTGGTAGCTGTCAGAACACCATAGGGGGCTACCGATGCTCGTGCCAGGGCACCGGTTACCATGGAGACAGCTGTGAGAATGACGTTGACGAGTGCCAGGCAAACAGCACAGTGTGTTACAATGGAG GAAGTTGCACCAACACGCAGGGTGGCTACACATGCCAGTGTACGCCTGGGTGGACCGGCCCGCAGTGTGGCCACAATGTGGACGAGTGTAGCTCCCAGCCCTGTCTCAACGGCGCGCGATGTGTCGACACCAACAACGGTTTCACGTGCAACTGCACCGGCACCGGTTTCCAAGGCGACCGTTGCCAAGACAACGTGGACGATTGCGCCAACCACCGGTGTCAACACGGCGGCGTGTGTGTGGACGGTGCCAGGCAGTACCTCTGCAACTGCTcag GTACAGGATACGAAGGAGAGTTTTGTGAGACAGACATAGACGAGTGTGCTCCCAAGCCCTGCAAAAACAATGGCGCCTGTCTCCAAGGCAACAAATCTTTTCAGTGCACGTGCACCGGAACTGGTTTCCGAGGTGTCACGTGCGAAAGTGACATTGACGAGTGCAAAGAGAAGCTTCACAACTGCACGGGGGAATCTTCACCCTGCGTAAACCTGGTCGGGGGATGGAAATGTGGCTGTCGAGAGGGAGATATAG
- the LOC138949222 gene encoding uncharacterized protein, producing the protein MASKDNINNYESELYGKVLTNIDDLNLGTSTDEIRSIASTEQEDSVWGELRADQAPEIRISTDVDLMRRDMKELKKKNETMYKALMSVKSTNEMLRQGLKELQQEKRLRDQGSASQYQGKQLARLESKTTQLENDLSRLQQQSSPIVKAVEAKITKLENDVSRLEQQPSRPVNAVEAKVMKLENDVSSLQQQSPPQLNAVEAKISTLENDVSRLQHQPSPQVKAVEAKILNIENHIYKLEQAASPQVSKVEAKIQTLEHEISGFWMQLQPQFQALEDKMTKLQNDTSKLERKGFPLSEKVEARFSELNTWMQCLAQGQSEYAQELEAKITKLESDISRCENQSSVQTRKLETRLPELETHICRLDQATLTQQEAKGVAAKIPHVEREISNLKGEMRTAQAKSKAGWGPLKAQVDKLTAQINNIEQEKTHHTGFFCDGCGQKDIRGIRYHCLDCWNYDLCHVCKLSKIHSHHRMMEFHERETRDMWLRVKLREMGTFSALFHK; encoded by the exons ATGGCCTCAAAagataacatcaacaactaTGAATCAGAATTGTACGGCAAAGTATTGACAAACATTGACGATTTGAACCTGGGGACATCAACTGATGAAATTAGGAGCATAGCGTCTACCGAACAAGAAGATTCGGTCTGGGGTGAGCTGAGAGCGGACCAAGCCCCGGAAATAAGGATTTCTACTGATGTTGACTTGATGAGGAGGGACATGaaagaattaaaaaagaaaaatgagacAATGTACAAGGCGCTTATGTCTGTCAAGAGTACCAACGAGATGCTTAGACAGGGTCTAAAAGAGCTACAACAGGAAAAACGGCTACGGGACCAGGGCAGCGCCAGTCAATACCAGGGCAAGCAACTTGCAAGGCTggaaagcaaaacaacacagctCGAAAATGATTTAAGTCGACTTCAGCAACAGTCGTCGCCAATAGTGAAGGCAGTGGAAGCTAAGATTACAAAGCTGGAAAATGACGTAAGCAGACTGGAACAACAGCCATCACGACCAGTAAACGCAGTAGAAGCCAAGGTTATGAAGCTAGAAAATGACGTAAGCAGTCTGCAACAACAATCACCACCACAACTAAACGCAGTGGAAGCCAAGATATCAACACTGGAAAATGACGTCAGCAGACTGCAACATCAGCCATCACCACAAGTAAAAGCTGTGGAAGCCAAGATTCTAAACATAGAAAATCACATCTACAAGCTTGAGCAAGCTGCATCCCCGCAAGTTTCGAAAGTAGAAGCAAAGATACAAACATTAGAACATGAAATAAGCGGGTTTTGGATGCAATTACAGCCACAATTTCAGGCTCTTGAAGACAAGATGACAAAACTTCAAAATGACACCAGCAAGCTTGAACGGAAGGGCTTCCCACTCTCTGAAAAAGTAGAAGCTAGATTTTCAGAACTAAACACTTGGATGCAATGCCTTGCACAGGGGCAGTCCGAGTACGCTCAGGAACTGGAGGCAAAGATAACGAAACTAGAAAGTGACATAAGTAGGTGTGAAAACCAGTCGTCTGTACAAACAAGGAAGCTAGAGACAAGGCTTCCAGAACTTGAAACTCACATATGCAGGCTTGATCAAGCAACGTTGACCCAGCAAGAGGCAAAAGGAGTGGCAGCGAAGATTCCTCACGTGGAGAGAGAAATTAGCAACCTCAAAGGCGAGATGAGAACAGCACAGGCTAAAAGCAAGGCAGGCTGGGGACCGCTGAAGGCACAGGTTGACAAACTGACAGCACAGATAA ATAATATCGAgcaagaaaaaacacaccacaCTGGGTTCTTTTGTGATGGTTGTGGGCAGAAGGACATCCGCGGCATACGCTACCACTGTCTCGACTGTTGGAACTATGACCTTTGTCACGTCTGTAAATTAAGTAAGATCCATAGCCACCACCGGATGATGGAGTTCCATGAACGCGAAACGCGAGACATGTGGCTGAGAG tgaAACTTCGAGAAATGGGTACCTTTAGTGCATTATTTCACAAATAG